The DNA region TTATACCAGTTGCAGCACTCTTTGCGTTGGCAAAATTAGCCATTTCGCCAATTTGCATTAATGCCCAGTTTCCAAAAAACATCGCTAGGATTCCACCAAGAAAAGCAAAAACTGTAAAAATTCCAAAAATTATCCCAAAAATTCGAGCAATTTTCATATTTCGAGCTGCATTTTTCTCGAAATTATATTCTTCGTTAACTTCTCGAATTGCACTTGCTGTAATAACTTCACCGCGAAGTCGTAAAATATCATTAGCATTTTTTGCCGCTGGAATGATAAGAATTGATAGAATATAAATTGGAACAATTGCGCCAAAACTTACAAAAAACATAACCGCTAAAGCTAACCTAACCCAAACCATATCAATTCTCAAATATTGTGCTAATCCTGCTGCCACACCTGAAATCATTCCGTTTTGTTCGTCTCGAAATAGCTTTTTTGAAATTTTCGGAATGCGAATTTCTTCATTTTCACCATCAAAATTCAAATCTTGAAATACTTCTGGTGAGCCAATTTGAGCCTCAATTTTCGAAATTTCTTTTTCAGTGATTACTCCGCCTTCTTTTATACCAAGTTCTGCTAGAATTTCAGTAATTCGAATTTCAACATCCTCAAAAATATCTTCATCGCCAGAGTATATTTTTAAATCTTTTAGATATTTCTCAAGCCTCTTTTTGGCATAAATTTCAATTTCGTAAGGAATTTTCGCCAAATGAATTCTTGTAATTTCTTTCATATTTCTCCTTAAAGTTTGCTGATTGTTTTATTTAATTTGCTGATTTCTTCGCTAACCTTTTCACAAACACTAGCGCCAAATTCAGTTATTGAATAATATTTTCTAGGTGGACCTTGCTCACTTTCTTGCCATTCATGGCTTAATAATCCATCTTTTTGCAGTCTTGATAGTAACGGATAAATTGTTCCTTCGACCACAACCATTTTAGCTTCACGCAATTCTTTAATGATATCGCTGGTGTAAACTGGCTTTTTTGCACAAACTTTTAGCACGCAAAACGCCATAAAACCTTTTCGCATCTGGGTTGAAATTTGTGAAGCATATTTTTCAATACTTTCTTGTTCCTTCATACTTCTATGTTATACAAGGTAGTTTAAAAAGTCAAGTACTTTTTTTCAAAAAATAAAAAAGTCTGTTCGAAAACAAACTTTTTTTAAGATTCTTACACTAGCCCATTCGGATTTTTACTTTGCCAATTCCACGAATCTCGACACATCTCCTCAAGTGTTTTTTCAGTTTTCCAGCCAAGTTCTTTTTCAGCCTTAGTAACATCGGCATAACAAAATGCAATATCACCTGCACGGCGCGAGGTAATTTCGAAAGAAATCTTTTTGCCGGAGGCTTTTTCGAAAGCACGAACTAGTTCCAAAACACTCACTCCCGAGCCTGAACCGAGATTATAAATTTTAACGCCACCATTCTTGCGGTTACTTTCTAATGCTTTTAAATGACCCTTAGCTAAATCTACAACATGAATATAGTCACGCACTCCTGTGCCATCAGGAGTTTCGTAATCATCGCCAAAAATTGAAAGTTTTTCTCGTTTTCCAATGGCAACTTGAGAAATATACGGCATCAAATTGTTTGGAATTCCTTGTGGATCTTCACCAATTAAACCGCTTTCATGCGCACCAATTGGGTTGAAATATCGCAAAATTGTAATCGACCAGTGCGTATCAGCCTTTGCTAAATCTTTCAAAATATGCTCAATCACAACTTTAGTATACCCATAAGGATTTGTTGCTGTTTCACAAGGCATTTCTTCTCGATAAGGAACTGGATTTTTGTCGCCATAAACTGTTGCGCTTGAAGAAAAAACAATATCATAAACGTTAAACTCTCGCATAATTTCCAAAAGAGAAATTGTTCCTTGAATATTGTTTTTATAGTATTCAAGTGGCTTCTCAACACTTTCGCCAACTGCTTTTAAGCCTGCAAAATGTATCACTTGCTCAATATTATTTTCTTGAAAAATTTTTCGAAGCCCATCTTTATTTAAAATATCAACTTCATAAAATTTAAAATCCTTACCCGAAATTTCACGAATTCTCTCTAAAGCCTTAGGTTTTGAATTCAGAAAATTATCAATAATTATAATTTCTTCATTATTTTCAAGAAGTTCAATTGAAGTGTGAGCACCAATAAATCCTGCACCGCCAGTTACTAAAATCGCCATTTTTTCCTTTCATGATATAAAATTAAGCACTTTATAGCATTATTATACTATTTTTCAAAAGACATGGCATTTTATCCTAAAGAATATTTTTAAGATATTTTCCCGTCCAGCTCTTTTCGACTTTCGAAACCCGTTCTGGAGTTCCAGTCGCCACAACAGTTCCACCACCCGCTCCACCTTCTGGGCCCATGTCAATTAGCCAGTCAGCACTTTTAACAATATCTAAATTATGTTCAATTATTACCATTGAATTTCCAGCATCAACCAAACGGTTCAAAATTGAAAGCAATCTTTTTACATCTGCATTATGTAAACCAGTTGTAGGCTCGTCCAGAATATACATTGTTTTACCAGTTGAAGCCCGAGCGAGCTCAGTAGCAAGTTTAATTCGTTGAGCCTCACCGCCCGAGAATGTTGTTGCAGGCTGCCCGAGTTTAATATAGCCTAAGCCAACTTCTTGAATAGTTTTTAATTTTCGATGGATCGCAGGAATATTTTCAAAAAATTCCGTTGCTTCATCAATTGTCATTTCTAAAACATCCGAGATTGTTTTACCTTTGTAAAGTATCTCCAAGGCTTCACGATTATATCGCTTGCCATGACAGACATCACACTCCACATAAACATCTGGCAAAAAATGCATTTCAATTTTAATTACACCGTCACCTTGACAGTTTTCACAGCGCCCACCTTTAACATTAAAGCTAAATCGACCAGATTTATAGCCACGGATATTCGCTTCTGGCGTGCCAGCAAAAAGCTCACGAATCTGCGTAAAGACACCAGTATAAGTTGCGGGATTTGAACGTGGCGTACGGCCAATCGCACTTTGATCAATCACAATTGCTTTATCTAGTTTTTCCAAACCTAAAATTTCATCATGCGCACCAGGAACTTCTTGCGCACGATGCTTCCGCGCCAACAATTCTTTACTTAAAATTTCGTTGACTAAGGTTGATTTTCCGCTTCCTGAAACACCAGAAACTACCGTCATTACGCCTAATGGAATTTCAACATCGATATTTTTCAAATTATTTTCTCGTGCATTTTTAATCACCAATTTTTCATTTTTCTGAATTTTTCGGCGCTTTTTTGGTGTTTGGATTTTATCTTTTCCGCTTAAAAATTGCCCTGTTAAAGATTTAGGATTTTTCGAAACTTCATCAGGTGTACCAGAAGCCACAATCATTCCGCCATTCACACCAGCACCAGGACCAACATCAACAAGCCAATCCGCCGCTCGAATTGTGTCTTCATCATGTTCCACTACTAAAACAGTGTTATTTAGATCACGAAGGTTTTTTAGCGTCGCAATTAATTTATCATTATCTCGCTGGTGAAGACCAATTGAAGGCTCATCTAAAACGTAAAGCACACCTTGAAGCCCAGAACCAATCTGTGTAGCCAAACGAATCCGCTGAGCCTCACCACCACTCAAAGTATTAGCCGCACGCGAAAGCTCCAAATAATTCAAACCAACATTATTCATAAAGCCCAATCTCGAAGAAATTTCTTTTAGGATTTGAGTTGAAATAAACTTTTGCTGCTCGTTTAGTTCTAAATTTTTGAAAAGTTCAACAGCTTCATCAATTGCAAGATCACAAATTTCTACAATATTTAGACCAGCAACCGTAACCGCAAGAACAACTGGTTTCAAGCGCTTTCCACCACAAGTTTGACATTTTCGAACACGCATAAATCGCTCAATATCTTTACGCTGAAATTCACTACCCGTATCGCGATGACGGCGCTCAAGATTTGGAATTACGCCTTCAAAATTCATGTTATAAACACGGCCATTCATTTCAATTGGATATTTTTCATCTGTTCTTGTGCCGTATAGAATAATTTCGATAGCTTCTTTCGAAAGCTTTTTAGTTGGGACTTTTGTTGAAAATCCATGACGTTTTGCAATCTCCTCAAGCAATTTAATTCTATAGCCCTTCTCCATCACACGATTATAAGGTCGAATCGCACCCTCAGAAATTGTCAAATTTGGTGAAAGTACTAATTCTGGGTCAATCTCCATTCGTGTTCCAAGGCCTGAACAAGTTTCGCAAGCTCCTTGTGGCGCATTAAAAGAGAACAAACGTGGTTCAAGCTCAGGAATATGCTCATCTGGGTG from Candidatus Saccharimonas sp. includes:
- a CDS encoding PadR family transcriptional regulator — encoded protein: MKEQESIEKYASQISTQMRKGFMAFCVLKVCAKKPVYTSDIIKELREAKMVVVEGTIYPLLSRLQKDGLLSHEWQESEQGPPRKYYSITEFGASVCEKVSEEISKLNKTISKL
- the galE gene encoding UDP-glucose 4-epimerase GalE, with protein sequence MAILVTGGAGFIGAHTSIELLENNEEIIIIDNFLNSKPKALERIREISGKDFKFYEVDILNKDGLRKIFQENNIEQVIHFAGLKAVGESVEKPLEYYKNNIQGTISLLEIMREFNVYDIVFSSSATVYGDKNPVPYREEMPCETATNPYGYTKVVIEHILKDLAKADTHWSITILRYFNPIGAHESGLIGEDPQGIPNNLMPYISQVAIGKREKLSIFGDDYETPDGTGVRDYIHVVDLAKGHLKALESNRKNGGVKIYNLGSGSGVSVLELVRAFEKASGKKISFEITSRRAGDIAFCYADVTKAEKELGWKTEKTLEEMCRDSWNWQSKNPNGLV
- the uvrA gene encoding excinuclease ABC subunit UvrA, giving the protein MADFLEIKGAREHNLKNVDLKIPRDKLVVITGLSGSGKSSLAFDTIYAEGQRRYMESLNSYARQFLGTMDKPDVDQITGLSPAISIDQKSTSRNPRSTVATVTEIYDYLRLLFARIGTPHCPICGRDVVRRTPQSIVDSIMNLKEGSRLILLAPIAKAKKGEFAHIPEEFAKKGFARARVDGVIYALDEFPELEKNIKHNIEIVVDRLVLSKEMRTRLAQSVEQALEMTSGILEILNDETGEVKIFSQRYACELHPDEHIPELEPRLFSFNAPQGACETCSGLGTRMEIDPELVLSPNLTISEGAIRPYNRVMEKGYRIKLLEEIAKRHGFSTKVPTKKLSKEAIEIILYGTRTDEKYPIEMNGRVYNMNFEGVIPNLERRHRDTGSEFQRKDIERFMRVRKCQTCGGKRLKPVVLAVTVAGLNIVEICDLAIDEAVELFKNLELNEQQKFISTQILKEISSRLGFMNNVGLNYLELSRAANTLSGGEAQRIRLATQIGSGLQGVLYVLDEPSIGLHQRDNDKLIATLKNLRDLNNTVLVVEHDEDTIRAADWLVDVGPGAGVNGGMIVASGTPDEVSKNPKSLTGQFLSGKDKIQTPKKRRKIQKNEKLVIKNARENNLKNIDVEIPLGVMTVVSGVSGSGKSTLVNEILSKELLARKHRAQEVPGAHDEILGLEKLDKAIVIDQSAIGRTPRSNPATYTGVFTQIRELFAGTPEANIRGYKSGRFSFNVKGGRCENCQGDGVIKIEMHFLPDVYVECDVCHGKRYNREALEILYKGKTISDVLEMTIDEATEFFENIPAIHRKLKTIQEVGLGYIKLGQPATTFSGGEAQRIKLATELARASTGKTMYILDEPTTGLHNADVKRLLSILNRLVDAGNSMVIIEHNLDIVKSADWLIDMGPEGGAGGGTVVATGTPERVSKVEKSWTGKYLKNIL